Proteins from a single region of Lujinxingia litoralis:
- a CDS encoding trypsin-like peptidase domain-containing protein — protein sequence MPRIRSRAALFVLLFFLLVLPSAAWAQRPAAQALPQVARLFEENRDQVVSVQTEMAAPQGSINPFFNPNPGAPSRGQGSGFIVDESGLIVTNWHVVSDAQTIQVSLASGDVLSAQLIGADPATDLALLRVSAPFALPAVRLGTASDIEPGQWVVAIGSPFGLEHSVTVGVLSATGRALGMGPYDNFLQTDASINPGNSGGPLFNLNGEVVGVNTAIIRGGQGIGFAVPVDVVTEILDQLRDPGYVSRGFIGAGVQELSEALATTFNVAPRSGALVRSVEANSPAARAGLEPGDIITAFNQATVTEPADLLRAVGRVSPGSEVKLSYLREGQAASTDLTVAERPDPTRAQVERARGVAPKPFDGRLGVFLSAVTPRNAGRAGGPAGVGVLVERVEAGSPASGILRPGDVILSIAGIDTHDPREVPRVLQRQPAERPIRILLRRGGEPLFVAVRLKTS from the coding sequence ATGCCCCGCATTCGCTCACGCGCCGCCCTCTTCGTGCTTCTCTTTTTTCTGCTGGTGCTCCCGAGCGCAGCCTGGGCGCAGCGTCCCGCGGCTCAAGCGCTGCCCCAGGTCGCCCGTCTCTTTGAAGAGAACCGCGACCAGGTCGTCTCGGTGCAGACCGAGATGGCCGCTCCTCAGGGCAGCATTAACCCCTTCTTCAACCCCAACCCGGGCGCGCCCTCCCGCGGCCAGGGCTCCGGCTTCATCGTCGATGAGAGCGGGTTGATCGTAACCAACTGGCATGTGGTCAGCGACGCCCAGACCATTCAGGTCTCTCTGGCCTCCGGCGACGTGCTCTCCGCCCAGCTTATCGGCGCCGACCCGGCCACCGACCTGGCACTGCTGCGGGTAAGCGCGCCCTTTGCGCTGCCCGCCGTCCGACTGGGCACCGCCAGCGATATCGAACCCGGGCAGTGGGTCGTGGCCATCGGCAGCCCCTTCGGGCTGGAGCACTCGGTGACCGTGGGCGTGTTAAGCGCCACGGGACGCGCCCTGGGCATGGGGCCCTACGACAACTTCCTGCAGACCGACGCCTCGATTAACCCGGGCAACTCCGGGGGCCCGCTCTTTAACCTCAATGGCGAGGTGGTCGGGGTGAATACGGCCATCATCCGCGGGGGACAGGGCATTGGATTTGCAGTTCCGGTGGACGTGGTCACCGAGATCCTCGACCAGCTGCGCGACCCGGGCTACGTCTCGCGGGGCTTCATCGGCGCCGGTGTGCAAGAGCTCTCAGAGGCTCTGGCCACCACCTTCAATGTGGCGCCCAGATCCGGCGCGCTGGTGCGCTCGGTCGAAGCCAACAGCCCGGCGGCCCGAGCCGGACTGGAGCCCGGCGATATTATCACCGCCTTCAACCAGGCTACGGTCACCGAGCCCGCCGACCTACTTCGCGCCGTGGGGCGCGTGAGCCCGGGCTCGGAGGTCAAGCTGAGCTACCTGCGCGAGGGCCAAGCGGCCAGCACCGATCTCACCGTCGCGGAGCGCCCCGATCCCACCCGCGCCCAGGTGGAGCGGGCCCGGGGCGTCGCCCCCAAACCCTTTGACGGACGTCTGGGCGTGTTCTTAAGCGCGGTGACCCCGCGCAACGCCGGCCGCGCCGGCGGTCCGGCCGGCGTTGGTGTGCTGGTGGAACGCGTCGAGGCGGGCTCCCCGGCCTCGGGCATCCTGCGCCCGGGAGACGTCATCCTGAGCATCGCCGGCATCGACACTCACGATCCCCGTGAGGTCCCCCGGGTTCTTCAGCGACAGCCCGCCGAGCGCCCCATCCGCATCCTGCTGCGGCGCGGCGGCGAGCCCCTCTTCGTCGCCGTTCGCCTCAAGACCTCCTGA
- a CDS encoding peptidylprolyl isomerase has protein sequence MMRSLRPLLAMLTCAAMIAACDSPPTPKTDATPAETEAASAEQASEESAAAAEQAEQAGQEAAPEAQTNPELLDPANASEQAPEQFRINFGTTKGNFVIDVNREWAPRGADRLYNLVKLGYYDDVAFFRVIDGFMAQFGIHGDPKVNEVWREARISDDPVAQSNERGFVSFATAGPNTRTTQLFINFGNNANLDQMGFAPVGKVVEGMDVVDSLYKGYGEGAPRGRGPDQGRLQQEGNTYLRANFPDLDYTTEVRIIE, from the coding sequence ATGATGCGATCCCTTCGTCCCCTCCTCGCCATGCTGACCTGCGCGGCCATGATCGCCGCCTGCGACAGCCCCCCCACCCCCAAGACCGACGCCACCCCGGCCGAGACCGAAGCCGCCTCGGCGGAGCAGGCCAGCGAAGAAAGCGCCGCCGCGGCCGAACAAGCCGAACAAGCCGGGCAGGAGGCCGCCCCCGAAGCCCAGACCAACCCCGAACTCCTCGACCCGGCCAACGCCTCGGAGCAAGCGCCCGAGCAATTCCGCATCAACTTCGGGACGACCAAAGGCAACTTCGTCATCGACGTCAACCGCGAGTGGGCCCCCCGCGGCGCCGACCGCCTCTACAACCTGGTCAAACTCGGCTACTACGATGACGTGGCCTTCTTCCGCGTGATCGACGGGTTTATGGCCCAGTTCGGCATCCACGGCGACCCGAAGGTCAACGAAGTCTGGCGCGAAGCCCGCATCAGCGACGATCCGGTGGCCCAGTCCAACGAGCGCGGCTTTGTGAGCTTCGCCACCGCCGGCCCCAACACCCGCACCACCCAGCTCTTCATCAACTTTGGCAACAACGCCAACCTCGATCAGATGGGATTCGCCCCGGTGGGCAAGGTCGTCGAGGGCATGGACGTGGTCGATAGCCTCTACAAAGGCTACGGCGAAGGCGCCCCCCGCGGCCGTGGTCCCGACCAGGGCCGCCTCCAGCAGGAAGGCAACACCTACCTGCGCGCGAACTTCCCCGACCTCGACTACACCACCGAAGTTCGCATCATCGAGTAA
- a CDS encoding alpha/beta hydrolase, translated as MNPSSNFHLAYLHGFASGPGSTKGSWLAARLREHGYDLHEPDLNVPSFYDLTFSEALRAMDRLDAEVAPDGRPWRLVGASMGGYLAARWAQLNPTRVDRLLLLAPGFDLPQRWPTLVGPRRMKRWEEQGELRLPGPDDGFEPVSWRFIEDARTHDPWPEVDCPVVIIHGRKDLTVPVASSRRYARDHDNVRLVEVDDRHQLNASLSILWEEMVQLFEI; from the coding sequence TTGAACCCATCATCCAACTTTCATCTCGCCTACCTGCACGGGTTTGCCTCGGGGCCAGGCTCCACCAAGGGGAGCTGGCTGGCAGCCAGGCTTCGGGAGCACGGCTATGACCTGCATGAGCCCGACCTGAATGTCCCCTCATTTTACGACCTGACCTTTAGCGAGGCGCTCAGGGCGATGGATCGACTCGACGCCGAGGTCGCGCCGGATGGCCGCCCCTGGCGGCTGGTGGGGGCGAGCATGGGAGGGTATCTGGCCGCGCGCTGGGCGCAGCTCAATCCCACGCGGGTGGATCGCTTGCTTCTGTTGGCGCCGGGATTTGATTTGCCGCAGCGTTGGCCCACGCTGGTGGGTCCGCGCCGGATGAAGCGTTGGGAAGAGCAGGGGGAGCTCCGGCTTCCGGGGCCCGATGACGGATTTGAGCCGGTAAGCTGGCGCTTTATCGAAGACGCTCGCACCCATGACCCCTGGCCAGAGGTCGACTGCCCGGTGGTCATCATTCACGGTCGCAAGGACCTCACCGTGCCGGTGGCCTCGTCCAGGCGCTACGCCCGGGACCACGATAACGTGCGTCTGGTGGAGGTGGACGACCGTCACCAGCTCAACGCCTCGCTGAGTATACTCTGGGAAGAGATGGTGCAATTGTTTGAGATTTAA
- a CDS encoding DEAD/DEAH box helicase produces the protein MEYRGLKLDGFQRQAIEAIEGGHSVLVAAPTGTGKTLIADYLIEHVLEGQGEVIYTAPVKALSNQKYRQYSALFGRDKVGLVTGDLVINRDAPVRIMTTEILRNMLLEGHRSEDATERAAGEELAEGELFSPSDVALPDLKRLKAVIIDEIHFLDDPERGTVWEELLIYLPSEVRVLGLSATLSNLEEFAHWLSQIRRSEVKVVLETERTVPLQIRLANNEVGAADVKAYEKGFARWKNEQKKARKGGDEARGGRRSSRGSRNRGGKRGGRGRREEFSGAKPTTHLEMIELLGRDDFPALYFIYSRKMVEVFATKLAHSRVGRRLADGHLTRQIDEHLEAFEGRHPQVLTRKLRGMYRQGIAFHHAGLHVALKALVEELYEARLLKVLYCTSTFALGINMPARTVIFDSLTRYNGTEFVPLTIREFMQMAGRAGRRGIDPVGNVLIRQDFSGYGEVRGLLKRLMSGESEPVRSAFNLSFHSVVNLVDRFDEEHIRYMLEQSFKAYQDGCSATALRARIEVLEEEEDQESFTRRKRRDLAGMRRELVQVERPRLWEAFARKVAFLKTHGYLGPQNELQAPAKILRHIKIEELFVTELILQGVIEDLSPAELFGVMCGLVQTLPRSARVHAPDNDKWWPIFEALEAVYESDVVADGDELVGQESVFTPELMPLGERWARGESLASLLMDIRNPTDMSGDLVGAFRRAKDLVSQVRQVHREDEDRWRELSDLLRAVTRDEVEVLD, from the coding sequence ATGGAGTATCGCGGGCTAAAGCTCGACGGGTTTCAGCGTCAGGCCATTGAGGCCATTGAGGGCGGGCATAGTGTGCTGGTGGCGGCGCCCACCGGTACCGGCAAAACACTGATCGCCGACTACCTCATCGAGCATGTGCTCGAAGGCCAGGGGGAGGTCATTTACACCGCCCCGGTCAAGGCGCTCTCCAACCAGAAATATCGTCAGTACAGCGCGCTCTTTGGCCGCGACAAGGTCGGGCTGGTGACCGGGGACCTGGTGATTAACCGGGACGCGCCGGTGCGCATTATGACCACCGAAATCCTGCGCAATATGTTGCTGGAGGGGCATCGCTCCGAAGACGCGACCGAACGCGCGGCGGGCGAGGAGCTCGCCGAAGGCGAGCTCTTTTCGCCCTCGGATGTGGCGCTGCCGGACTTAAAGCGGCTTAAGGCCGTGATCATCGACGAGATTCATTTTCTCGACGATCCAGAGCGGGGCACGGTCTGGGAAGAGTTGCTGATTTACCTGCCCTCGGAGGTGCGGGTGCTGGGCCTCTCGGCCACGCTCTCAAACCTGGAGGAGTTTGCCCACTGGCTCTCCCAGATCCGGCGCTCCGAGGTCAAGGTGGTGCTGGAGACCGAGCGCACCGTGCCCCTGCAGATTCGTCTGGCCAATAACGAGGTCGGGGCGGCGGACGTTAAAGCGTATGAAAAGGGCTTCGCGCGCTGGAAGAACGAGCAGAAAAAAGCACGCAAGGGAGGGGACGAGGCGCGAGGTGGGCGACGCTCGTCTCGGGGGAGTCGCAATCGGGGAGGAAAGCGCGGGGGACGAGGCCGCCGCGAGGAGTTTTCCGGCGCCAAACCCACGACGCATCTGGAGATGATCGAGCTGTTGGGGCGCGACGACTTCCCGGCACTCTATTTTATCTACAGCCGTAAAATGGTGGAGGTCTTCGCCACAAAGCTGGCGCACTCCCGGGTGGGACGCAGGCTGGCCGACGGACACCTCACCCGCCAGATCGACGAGCATCTGGAGGCCTTTGAAGGGCGGCATCCGCAGGTGCTTACCCGGAAACTTCGGGGGATGTACCGCCAGGGCATTGCTTTTCACCACGCCGGGCTTCACGTGGCGCTGAAGGCCCTGGTCGAAGAGCTCTACGAGGCGCGGCTGCTGAAGGTGCTCTACTGCACCTCGACCTTTGCGCTGGGCATCAACATGCCGGCCCGTACCGTGATCTTCGACAGCCTGACCCGGTACAACGGAACGGAGTTTGTGCCGCTGACCATTCGCGAGTTTATGCAGATGGCCGGCCGGGCCGGGCGTCGGGGGATTGACCCGGTGGGCAATGTGCTGATTCGTCAGGATTTCAGTGGGTATGGCGAGGTGCGAGGGCTCTTAAAGCGTCTGATGAGCGGTGAGAGTGAGCCGGTACGCTCGGCCTTTAACCTCTCGTTCCACTCGGTGGTCAACCTGGTCGATCGCTTTGATGAAGAGCATATCCGCTACATGCTCGAGCAGAGTTTTAAGGCTTATCAGGATGGGTGCTCGGCCACCGCGTTGCGCGCTCGAATCGAGGTGTTGGAGGAGGAGGAGGACCAGGAGAGCTTCACTCGTCGCAAGCGCCGCGATCTGGCCGGAATGCGCCGGGAGCTGGTGCAGGTGGAGCGCCCGCGTCTGTGGGAGGCATTTGCCCGAAAAGTGGCTTTTTTGAAGACCCATGGCTACCTGGGACCCCAGAATGAGCTGCAGGCGCCGGCGAAGATCTTACGCCACATTAAGATTGAGGAGCTCTTTGTCACCGAGCTGATTCTGCAAGGGGTGATCGAAGATCTCAGCCCGGCGGAACTCTTCGGGGTGATGTGCGGGCTGGTGCAGACCCTGCCGCGTTCGGCCCGGGTGCATGCTCCGGACAACGATAAGTGGTGGCCGATTTTTGAAGCGCTGGAAGCGGTCTACGAGTCGGATGTCGTGGCCGACGGCGACGAGCTGGTGGGGCAGGAATCGGTGTTTACGCCGGAGTTAATGCCCCTGGGAGAGCGCTGGGCCCGGGGGGAGTCTCTGGCGTCGTTGTTGATGGACATTCGCAACCCCACCGACATGTCCGGAGACCTGGTGGGAGCGTTCCGCCGGGCCAAAGACCTGGTCAGCCAGGTGCGTCAGGTGCATCGCGAAGACGAAGATCGCTGGCGGGAGCTCAGCGATCTTCTGCGGGCGGTCACCCGTGATGAGGTCGAGGTTCTGGACTAA
- a CDS encoding tetratricopeptide repeat protein, with protein MHHPQRHIIKLVGLLTLVILAAIALIRALAPAEDAPLTPPAPAPASAERSPGPAPDAPADPLAALELDDPRLLPCRQGDARACHELATSIAFDTTRQEGLPQSLVLLHRACELELAVACRDLGIVYEEGVGVDLSPELARDFYQRACDLGEQEACLDAVGVGTTAGFATYAPRWQAQCDEGDPLACLDLAVALLQTAEVRDPQRAHALLERACQLNAPEGCLRLAALQAELGHPQEEVNAQIAAACDQGYGPACTTLAQRFSDANADPATVDTYYARACELDDTDGCAEHALRLARTDQLTEARALWEAGCQRWHGYSCFHHAHSYLNTGSGQLAPPEMVFGYERACTLNVPVACYNLAIYYNTRQPDPDFARGRTYLERACRLDHPQGCVFLAQMRTNGQGGPADRAGAQEARQRACDLGDSAACP; from the coding sequence GTGCACCACCCCCAACGCCACATCATCAAGCTCGTAGGGCTGCTCACGCTGGTGATCCTGGCGGCCATCGCCCTCATCCGGGCGCTGGCCCCCGCCGAGGACGCGCCCCTTACGCCCCCGGCCCCCGCCCCGGCGTCGGCCGAGCGCTCGCCAGGCCCGGCCCCCGACGCCCCGGCCGACCCGCTGGCGGCACTGGAACTCGACGATCCGCGCCTGCTCCCCTGCCGCCAGGGCGACGCCCGCGCCTGCCACGAGCTGGCGACCTCCATCGCCTTTGACACCACTCGCCAGGAGGGCCTGCCCCAGTCCCTGGTGCTCCTCCACCGGGCCTGCGAGCTGGAACTGGCCGTGGCCTGCCGCGACCTGGGCATCGTCTACGAAGAAGGCGTCGGTGTGGACCTCAGCCCGGAGCTCGCCCGCGACTTCTATCAACGGGCCTGCGATCTCGGCGAGCAAGAGGCCTGCCTCGACGCGGTGGGCGTGGGCACCACGGCCGGATTTGCCACCTACGCCCCCCGCTGGCAGGCCCAGTGCGATGAGGGCGACCCGCTGGCCTGCCTGGACCTGGCCGTGGCCCTGCTCCAGACCGCCGAGGTGCGCGATCCCCAGCGCGCCCACGCCCTGCTGGAGCGCGCCTGCCAGCTCAACGCCCCCGAGGGCTGCCTGCGCCTGGCCGCCCTCCAGGCCGAACTCGGCCACCCGCAAGAGGAGGTCAACGCGCAGATCGCCGCGGCCTGCGACCAGGGCTACGGCCCGGCCTGCACCACCCTGGCCCAACGCTTCAGCGATGCCAACGCCGACCCCGCCACCGTCGACACCTACTACGCCCGGGCCTGCGAGCTCGACGACACCGACGGATGCGCCGAACACGCCCTGCGCCTGGCCCGCACAGACCAGCTGACCGAGGCCCGCGCTCTCTGGGAGGCCGGCTGCCAGCGCTGGCATGGCTACAGCTGCTTTCACCACGCCCACTCCTACCTCAACACCGGCTCCGGCCAGCTCGCCCCCCCCGAGATGGTCTTCGGCTACGAGCGCGCCTGCACCCTCAATGTGCCGGTGGCCTGCTACAACCTGGCCATCTACTACAACACCCGCCAGCCCGACCCGGACTTCGCCCGGGGCCGCACCTACCTGGAGCGCGCTTGCCGGCTCGACCACCCCCAGGGCTGCGTCTTTTTGGCCCAGATGCGCACCAACGGCCAGGGCGGTCCCGCCGACCGCGCCGGGGCGCAAGAGGCCCGGCAACGCGCCTGCGACCTGGGCGATAGCGCCGCCTGCCCTTGA
- a CDS encoding serine/threonine-protein kinase, with amino-acid sequence MQTGHEMTLKSKAAAAAHTTKARGELLALWETLDQEHATLLMEGSETLGAARAAQSSGAWVDAGLRRSLPRLVEGEERGTSVEFRVARTLGEGGMGVVRLAHQRSLNREVALKSVRDERRTPQAERALLREAWISGRLEHPNIVPVHALGVDEAGSPMLVMKRVEGVSWAQALAEPGRLPAVFAGSDELERHLLILIQVCNAVHFAHDRGILHRDLKPENVMLGDYGEVYVLDWGLAVTLDQHEQSLPRAVDVCDVAGSPGYMAPEMAGAEGARLGTWTDVYLLGSVLHEVVTGRMRHQGRTLMATLVAAHASEPPVLGPEVDAELAALITEATAADPGARVTSVQAFRARIQAFLEHRESGRLTEAARCRRQQFERALRVWQEEQARQDERVEAALREAAVQVTQCFSESRFAYEQALAVWAQNGAAERELHGLLREMAGFELERGELAAAEALIAQLEGGEEALRARLEEARRLEEARAAEVARLERMKRALDLRPGSLARARLAMWLGVVWTLFPLAHVALVRLLDVTPTWPMIVAEMGGIAGVFFLAVWRWRKRLIQNRATYSIMLAVGATLATSTVLRVVGWVMGMDVQMVVPLENLIFMLNLVVLALAVDRRMLPASLGFLFNALMGAALLEHALALTAFGILYATGYLAWLWRRDARQGLASPQ; translated from the coding sequence ATGCAAACTGGACACGAGATGACCTTAAAGTCGAAGGCGGCCGCGGCCGCCCACACCACGAAGGCGCGCGGCGAGCTGTTGGCGCTGTGGGAAACCCTGGATCAGGAACACGCCACGCTGCTGATGGAAGGCAGCGAAACGCTGGGCGCGGCCCGCGCGGCGCAGAGCAGCGGGGCGTGGGTCGACGCCGGGCTGCGCCGTTCGTTGCCGCGTCTGGTGGAAGGGGAGGAGCGAGGGACATCGGTGGAGTTTCGGGTGGCGCGCACCCTGGGCGAAGGTGGGATGGGGGTGGTGCGCCTGGCGCATCAGCGCTCGCTCAATCGGGAGGTGGCGCTCAAAAGCGTGCGCGACGAGCGGCGCACTCCCCAGGCCGAGCGGGCGCTCTTAAGGGAGGCCTGGATCAGCGGGAGGCTGGAGCATCCCAACATCGTGCCCGTCCATGCGCTGGGGGTCGATGAGGCCGGCTCGCCCATGCTGGTGATGAAGCGCGTGGAGGGGGTGAGCTGGGCCCAGGCGTTGGCCGAGCCGGGGAGGCTGCCGGCGGTGTTCGCCGGCAGCGACGAGCTGGAGCGGCATCTGCTGATTTTGATCCAGGTGTGCAACGCCGTGCATTTCGCGCACGACCGGGGGATTCTCCATCGCGATCTCAAGCCCGAAAACGTGATGCTCGGCGATTATGGCGAGGTGTACGTGCTGGACTGGGGGCTGGCCGTGACCCTGGATCAGCACGAGCAGTCGTTGCCCCGGGCGGTCGACGTCTGCGATGTGGCGGGCTCGCCGGGGTACATGGCCCCGGAGATGGCCGGGGCCGAGGGGGCGCGCCTGGGGACCTGGACCGATGTGTACCTGCTGGGCAGCGTGCTGCATGAGGTTGTGACCGGGAGAATGCGCCATCAGGGCCGGACGCTGATGGCCACGCTGGTGGCGGCTCATGCCTCCGAGCCGCCGGTGTTGGGCCCGGAGGTCGATGCGGAGCTGGCCGCGCTGATCACCGAGGCGACCGCCGCCGACCCGGGGGCCCGGGTGACGTCGGTGCAGGCGTTTCGCGCCCGGATCCAGGCCTTTTTGGAGCATCGCGAGTCGGGGCGCCTCACCGAGGCGGCGCGGTGCCGGCGTCAGCAGTTTGAGCGGGCGCTGCGGGTCTGGCAGGAGGAGCAGGCTCGCCAGGACGAGCGCGTGGAGGCGGCGCTGCGCGAGGCGGCGGTTCAGGTCACGCAATGCTTCTCGGAGAGCCGTTTTGCCTATGAGCAGGCGCTGGCCGTGTGGGCGCAAAATGGCGCCGCCGAGCGCGAACTCCACGGGCTGTTGCGGGAGATGGCGGGCTTTGAGCTGGAGCGCGGCGAGCTGGCGGCGGCCGAGGCGTTGATCGCTCAGTTAGAGGGTGGGGAGGAGGCGTTGCGGGCGCGCCTGGAGGAGGCGCGTCGTCTGGAGGAGGCCCGCGCGGCTGAGGTCGCCCGTCTGGAGCGGATGAAACGCGCCCTGGATCTGCGTCCGGGGAGTCTCGCGCGGGCTCGCCTGGCGATGTGGCTCGGGGTGGTCTGGACGCTCTTTCCCCTGGCCCACGTGGCCCTGGTGCGCCTGCTGGATGTGACGCCGACCTGGCCGATGATCGTGGCGGAGATGGGCGGAATCGCCGGGGTGTTTTTTCTGGCGGTATGGCGCTGGCGAAAGCGCCTGATTCAGAACCGCGCCACCTACAGCATCATGCTGGCCGTGGGGGCTACCCTGGCCACCTCCACCGTGCTGCGCGTGGTGGGCTGGGTGATGGGGATGGATGTGCAGATGGTGGTGCCGCTGGAGAACCTGATCTTCATGCTCAACCTGGTGGTGCTGGCGCTGGCGGTGGATCGGCGGATGCTACCGGCGTCGCTGGGGTTTTTGTTCAACGCGTTGATGGGCGCGGCGCTTCTGGAGCACGCCCTGGCGCTCACGGCGTTCGGAATCCTCTACGCCACGGGGTACCTGGCCTGGCTGTGGCGCCGCGACGCGCGCCAGGGGCTCGCCAGCCCGCAGTAA
- a CDS encoding DNA-methyltransferase gives MQARAQERAAVLSPYYEHDGGVTLYKGDSLELLEAMEPEQFDMIFADPPYFLSNDGVTCKSGRMVSVNKGRWDRSQGVEENHAFNLRWLQACQRLLKPNGTMWVSGTHHVIFSIGFAMQSLGFKILNDIAWFKVNPPPNLSCRYFTHGTETVIWAGRDHDTRHTFNYKVMKEMNGGKQMKNLWNIMAPRKGEKEHGKHPTQKPIALLDRIVQAASNEGDLILDPFCGSSTTGVAALKNKRRYVGLDQNEEYLDLSIRRFSDYL, from the coding sequence ATGCAAGCACGTGCGCAAGAACGGGCGGCGGTACTCTCTCCTTACTATGAGCATGACGGCGGGGTGACCCTTTATAAGGGCGACTCGCTGGAGCTGCTGGAGGCGATGGAGCCGGAGCAGTTCGACATGATCTTTGCCGACCCGCCTTACTTCCTGTCGAACGATGGGGTCACGTGCAAATCTGGCCGGATGGTCTCGGTGAACAAGGGGCGCTGGGATCGCTCGCAGGGCGTGGAAGAAAACCATGCGTTTAACCTGCGCTGGCTCCAGGCCTGTCAGCGCCTGTTGAAGCCCAACGGCACGATGTGGGTGAGCGGTACGCATCACGTGATCTTCTCGATCGGGTTTGCGATGCAGTCGCTGGGGTTCAAGATCCTCAATGACATTGCCTGGTTTAAGGTCAATCCGCCCCCGAACCTCTCCTGCCGCTACTTCACTCACGGCACCGAGACGGTGATCTGGGCCGGACGCGACCATGACACCCGCCACACCTTCAATTACAAGGTGATGAAGGAGATGAACGGCGGCAAGCAGATGAAGAATCTGTGGAACATCATGGCGCCGCGTAAAGGCGAGAAGGAGCACGGGAAGCACCCCACGCAGAAGCCGATTGCGCTTCTGGACCGCATCGTGCAGGCGGCCTCCAATGAGGGCGATCTTATTCTCGATCCCTTCTGCGGTTCGTCGACCACCGGGGTGGCCGCGCTTAAAAACAAGCGCCGCTACGTGGGGCTGGATCAGAACGAAGAGTACCTCGACCTGTCGATTCGTCGCTTCAGCGACTACCTCTAA